In a single window of the Melioribacteraceae bacterium genome:
- a CDS encoding AMP-binding protein produces MNSSKPNTLWNRWQENAEKFPDRSAIIHWVAGEEPIRISFKELIETAKKFSIMIHKSGIKKGDVCAIIIKHNPLFYPLYLGIIRTGVLPSILAYPNPRLHPEKFRQGLEGMAQRSGLDYLLIQSDLEPLVKPLVEKTGSTVKSIFHPLEWNLEDEFDSKIDEEIENISQTINENDALLLQHSSGTTGLQKPVVLSHAAVLKHVNNFGKALKFNDKDIISTWLPLYHDMGLIGAFHLPLAYGIPSIQIDPFEWVLAPIIHLESISKEKATVGFLPNFAYNIYAEKIHDEELEELDLSSLRLLVNASEPIRHDSHQKFADKMKKYGFNPLALTGMYGMAEMTLSVIQTEPGTKIKEVTVDRNKLSNGIVELATENSVPRVCVSSGKLIDGCQIKIVDENRNIIPKNIVGEIAVKSVSQFDGYRNYPEKTAEVVDQEGWYYSGDYGFEYEGEYFIIGRKKDIIIVAGKNIYPEDIEDAVNQVNGVIPGRVIAFGEDDAAMGTEFVSVVAETKYETDEQKNELRIAILRAGMSIDVVIHKVYIVPARWLIKSSSGKPSRKANKERLIEENDPLVWSK; encoded by the coding sequence ATGAATTCATCAAAACCAAACACATTGTGGAATCGCTGGCAGGAAAATGCCGAGAAATTTCCCGATCGAAGTGCAATAATACATTGGGTAGCCGGCGAAGAACCAATAAGAATTTCATTTAAAGAACTTATTGAGACAGCTAAAAAATTCTCTATAATGATTCATAAGTCGGGAATTAAAAAAGGGGATGTTTGCGCTATAATTATTAAACACAATCCTCTCTTCTATCCACTGTATTTGGGAATTATTAGAACTGGAGTGCTTCCTTCTATTCTGGCATATCCTAATCCACGACTTCATCCAGAAAAATTTAGACAGGGTTTGGAAGGAATGGCTCAAAGATCAGGTTTGGATTATCTTCTTATTCAAAGTGACCTTGAACCTTTAGTAAAACCATTGGTAGAGAAAACAGGTAGCACAGTTAAATCAATATTTCATCCGCTTGAGTGGAATTTGGAGGATGAATTTGATTCAAAGATTGATGAGGAAATTGAAAATATAAGTCAAACTATAAACGAGAATGATGCTCTTTTATTACAACATTCATCCGGTACAACAGGTTTACAGAAACCAGTGGTACTTTCACACGCAGCAGTCTTAAAACATGTAAATAATTTTGGTAAAGCGCTTAAGTTCAACGACAAAGATATAATTTCAACTTGGTTGCCACTTTATCATGATATGGGATTGATTGGGGCATTCCATCTTCCTCTTGCATATGGAATTCCTTCAATTCAGATTGATCCATTTGAATGGGTTCTTGCCCCTATTATTCACCTCGAATCAATTTCAAAAGAGAAAGCAACCGTTGGATTTTTGCCCAACTTCGCTTACAACATTTACGCAGAAAAAATTCATGATGAGGAATTGGAAGAACTTGATTTATCGAGCTTAAGGTTATTAGTTAATGCAAGCGAGCCAATTAGACACGACTCACATCAAAAGTTTGCCGATAAGATGAAGAAGTATGGTTTTAATCCTTTAGCATTAACTGGAATGTATGGAATGGCGGAGATGACTCTTTCTGTAATACAAACAGAACCGGGCACAAAAATTAAGGAAGTTACCGTTGATAGAAATAAACTTTCTAATGGAATAGTAGAACTTGCTACAGAAAATTCAGTCCCACGTGTTTGCGTTTCTTCTGGCAAGTTGATCGATGGTTGCCAAATAAAAATTGTTGATGAAAATAGGAATATCATTCCTAAAAATATTGTTGGTGAAATTGCCGTTAAGTCTGTTTCTCAATTTGATGGATACAGAAATTATCCCGAAAAAACTGCCGAAGTTGTTGACCAGGAAGGATGGTACTATTCGGGTGATTATGGATTTGAATATGAAGGGGAATATTTTATAATTGGCAGAAAGAAAGATATTATAATTGTTGCCGGTAAAAATATTTATCCCGAAGATATCGAAGATGCGGTTAATCAGGTTAACGGTGTAATACCGGGAAGAGTAATTGCTTTCGGTGAAGATGATGCCGCAATGGGAACTGAATTTGTAAGTGTTGTTGCGGAAACCAAATATGAAACTGATGAGCAAAAGAATG